The Longimicrobium sp. genomic interval GCGGAGGAATTCCATGAACTCCTCCGGCTCCTTCGTCTCCTGCTGCCACTCCAGCACCTGGCGGAACCAGGTCAGCGTCTCGTCCACGTCGTCGGTGGCGCGCCCCTCCTTGTACTTCCAGTGCGCCGCGATGCCGTACTCGGCGGTGCGGTGCATCTCGCGCGTGCGGATCTGGATCTCGTACAGCCGCCCGCCGGGGCCGAAGATGGTCGTGTGCAGCGACCGGTACATGTTGCTCTTCGGCGTGGCGATGTAGTCGTGGAACCGCTCCGTCAGCGGCGTCCAGCGGTTGTGGATCACCCCCAGCGCGTGGTAGCAGTCGGTGACCGTCTCCACGATCACCCGCATGGCCATCAGGTCGTAGATCTCCTCGTAGCTCTTCTGCCGCCGCACCATCTTGCGGTAGATGGACCACAGGTGCTTGGGGCGTCCGGTGACCTCGGCGTCGATCCCCGCCTCGAGCAGCTCGGACTGCAGCGGCTCGCGCATGCGCTCCACCAGCTCCTCGCGCTCGCGCCGCTTCTCGCTGATCTTCTTGGCCAGGTCGCGGTAGGCGTCGGGCTCCAGGAACTTGAAGCACAGGTCCTCGAGCTCCCACTTGATGGTGGCCACGCCCAGCCGGTGCGCCAGCGGCGCGTAGATCTCGCGCGTTTCCAGCGCGATGCGGCGCCGCTTCTCCTCGGAGAGGTAGTCCAGCGTGCGCATGTTGTGCAGCCGGTCGGCCAGCTTCACCAAAATCACCCGGGCGTCCTGCGCCATCGAGAGCAGCAGCTTGCGGAAGTTCTCAACCTGCTGCTCGGTGCTGGTGCGGAACTGCACCTTGGCCAGCTTGGTCAGCCCGTCGACCACCGTGGCCACCTCGTCACCGAACGCCTCGCGCACGTCGTCGATGGTGGCGGGTGTGTCCTCGACCACGTCGTGGATCAGCGCGCTGGCGATGGTCACCGAGTCCAGGTGCAGGTCGCCCAGGATGGCGGCCACCTCCACGCAGTGGGTGACGTAGTCCTCGCCCGAGCGGCGCTTCTGCCCCGCGTGCGCCACGCTGCTGAACTCGTACGCGCGCGTCACCAGCTCCAGGTCCAGCCGGACGGCGTAGCTCTCGATGCTCGCGAACAGGTGCGGCGGGAGGATGGCGCGCGCGTGCTCCAGCGCGTCGCCTTCCAGCACGGCGGGGGCGGAGGTGGCCATCAGCGGCCCACCCGGCAACGGGGCGCCACAAGCGCCCGCCCATCCCGGGGGGACGGGCGGGGCCGGAACACGAGTGCGGAGATCGGCGGAAGCACGCTCATGCCTTCAATGTAAACACACGCGGAGCGCTGGTCACGTCCCCCGTGCGCCACCCGCAAGTTCCCGACCCGGTCCGGGGCACGATCTCCGCCTTCCTCGTCCCAGCGCCGCATTCCAACGGCGACCGGAACGCTCCGTCGCCGCTCGCCGCCGCGCACCGCGGCTACGCCGCCGCGAGCGCCCGGGGTGCCTCCGCCCCCTGGCGCAGCTGGCCGCGCTCGCCGAACGAGAAGTAGCGCCCCTCGCCGATGATCACGTGGTCCGAGACGGGCACGCCCAGCAGGTCGCCGGCCTGCACCAGCTCCCAGGTGATCAGGCGGTCGTCGGGCGAGGGCGCCGGCTCACCGCTGGGGTGGTTGTGCACCAGCACGATGGAGGCGGCGCCGTCGTGCAGCGCGTGGCGGAACACCTCGCGGGCGTGCACCAGCGAGGCGTCGAGGGTGCCGCGGCTGATGAAAACCTCGCGGAGGATCTCGTTCTGGACGTTCAGGACCAGGATGTGGAACTCTTCCTGGTCCATGTCGCGCATGCGGAAGCGGAAGCGCTCGTACACGTCGCGGGCGTCCTGCACGCGCACGCGCCCGGGGCGCGCCTCTTCGGCGGCGCGGCGCCCCAGCTCCAGCGCGGCCAGGATACGCCCGGCCTTGGCCTCGCCGATCCCGGCGACGCGGCCCGCCAGCACGCACAGCGGCGTGCTCATCAGGCGCCGCAGCGAATCGCCGCCGTCCTCGCCGTGGAAGGCGGCCAGGAGGTCGGTGGCCAGCTCCAGCGCGGTGCGCCCGGGCCGGCCATCGCGGGGCGGCTGCCCGGTTTCCACCAGCAGCGCCAGCAGCTCGCGGGTGGACAGCGCCCGCACTCCCAGCGCGCGCACCCGCTCGCGCGGACGGTCGTCGGCGGGCCACTGCTTGATCGTGAAGTGCATGATGAACCCCCGCAAAAGGTGAACGCCGAGCGCACACCGAACAAAATACGAAAGTGCTCTCCCCCTGTCCAGAACCTTCTCCCACTTCCCGCATGGCGAAGCGGGGCGGCGCGCCTCCCGGCACGCCGCCCCGCTGCTTTCCCCTGTCCCCTGCCGAACGTCAGCCCCGCCCGTGGCAGTTCTTGTACTTCTTCCCGCTCCCGCAGGGGCACGGGTCGTTGCGCCCCACCGCCGCCTGCGCGGCGGGCTTCGCGGCGCCGGCTTCCTCGCGGTTGGTGCGCAGCTGCCGCGCGGAGGGGGGAACCGCCGCGTACGGGTTGATCCCCAGCGACGAGCGCGGGCGCGGGGCCGGCGGCGCCTCGGGGGCGGGGGTCTCCTCGCCGCCGTAGCTGGCCTCCACCGGCTCGCCGGGCTGCCCGGGGCCGCCGTAGAAAAGCGGCGGCGGGGGCGGCGCCTGCTCGGGCGGCGCGATCTGCGCGCGGAAGGCGAAGCGCGCCACCGACAGGTACAGGTCGCGCATCAGCGACTCGAACATGTCGTACGCCTCGGCCTTGTACTCCACCAGCGGGTCCTTCTGCCCCCACCCGCGGAACCCGATCGACGCCTTCAGGTGGTCCAGGTCGTAGAGGTGGTCCTTCCACTTCTCGTCGATCGTGGACAGCACGATGAAGCGCAGCACCGCGTCGCCCGCCTCGCCGAACTGGTCGAGCTTGCGGTGGTAGGCCTCGTGCGCCAGCTCCTGCACGTAGTCGGCGACCTCCTGGCGGCTCTCGAAGTCGTCGCCTCCCTCGCCGTCGGGGCCGGGAAAGCGGTCGGCGGTGAGGAAGAAGTCCAGCGTCAGCCGCTGCCGCAGCCCCGCCAGGTCCCACTCCTCGGGGTGCGCGCCCTCGGTGTACTCGTCGACGATCGGCGGCAGCGACCGCTCGATCATCTCCCACACCTCGCCCTGCAGCTCGCCGCCGCCTTCCAGCGCGAAGGTGCGCAGGTCGTAGATCACCTCGCGCTGCTGGTTCATCACGTCGTCGTAGTCCAGCAGCCGCTTGCGCGCCTCGAAGTTCTGCATCTCCACCCGCTGCTGCGCGCCCGAGATCGAGTTGGTGATCCACGGGTGGGTGATGACCTCGCCCTCCTGCGCGCCCAGCCGGTCCATGATCCCGGCGATGCGGTCGGAGCCGAACAGGCGCATCAGGTCGTCTTCCAGCGACAGGAAGAACTCGCTGGCGCCCGGGTCGCCCTGGCGGCCCGCTCGGCCGCGCAGCTGCCGGTCGATGCGCCGGCTCTCATGCCGCTCGCTGCCGATGATGTGCAGCCCGCCCGACTCGACCAGGTAGTCGTCGGGCTTGGCCGACAGGTCCTCGCTCTGCTCCGGGTCCGGCAGGGTGCCCACCAGCTTCAGGTCCACCCCGCGCTCCTTCAGCCACGCCACCGTGCGCGGATCGGTAACGCCCGGCCCCAGCTTGATGTCGGTGCCGCGCCCGGCCATGTTCGTGGCGATGGTCACGGCCCCCGGCTGCCCGGCGCGCGCCACGATCTCGGCCTCGCGCTGGTGCTGCTTGGCGTTCAGCACCTCGTGCGGCACCCCGGCGCGCTTCAGCATCCGCGACAGCGTCTCGGAGACGTCGACCGACACCGTGCCGACCAGGACGGGGAGCTCCATGGCGTGCAGCCGCTGCGCCTCGGTGATGATGGCGTTCAGCTTCTCGCGCTTGGTCTTGTAGACCAGGTCGTGGCGGTCGTCGCGCTGGACGGGGCGGTTGGTGGGGATCACCATCACGTCCAGCCCGTAGATCTGGTGGAACTCGCCCTCCTCGGTCTCGGCGGTGCCCGTCATGCCGCCGAGCTTGTCGTACATGCGGAAGTAGTTCTGGATGGTGATGGTGGCCATGGTCTGCGTCTCGGCCTTCACCGAGACCGCCTCCTTGGCCTCCACCGCCTGGTGCAGCCCGTCGGACCAGCGCCGGCCCTGCATCATGCGGCCGGTGAACTCGTCCACGATCATCACCTCGCCGTTCTGGATGACGTACTGCTCGTCCTTGTTGAAGAGCGTGTACGCCTTCAGCAGCTGGTGGATGACGTGGATCTTCTCGCTCTTCTCCGCGTACTCGCGCTCCAGCGCGGCAATGGCGTCGCGCTTCTCGTCGACCCCCAGCTCGGGGTCGATCTCCACGCGGTGCACCTCCTCGCTGATGTCGGGCACGATGAACGCGTCGTGCTCGCCCGGCGCCAGCACGTCCAGCCCCTGGTCGGTCAGGTGCACGTTGTGCCCCTTCTCGTCCATCGAGAACAGGAGCTGCTCCTCCAGCTCGTGCACCTTCTTTTCCTGCATGTAGTCGCGCTCGACCTTGCCGATGGTCTTCACCAGCCCGGGGTCGTCGGAAAGCAGCTTCAGCAGGCGCTTGTTGCGCGGGGTGCCGCGGCGAGCCAGGAACAGCCGCTCGCCGGCCGAGTAGGGGTCGCCCGCGGCGATGTCCTTCTCGGCCTGCGCGATCAGCTCGTTCACGATGCGCGTCTGCCGGCGGAAGAGGTCGGCCACCGACGGGTTGTAGCGCGCGTACGCCTCGTTGGTCTCGTTGCCCACGGGGCCGCTGATGATGAGCGGCGTGCGCGCCTCGTCGATCAGCACGCTGTCGACCTCGTCGACGATGGCGTAGGCGTGGGCGCGCTGCACGCGCTGCTCCAGCGCGTGCACCATGTTGTCGCGCAGGTAGTCGAAGCCGTACTCGTTGTTGGTGCCGTAGGTGATGTCGGCGTGGTAGGCCTCGCGCCGCTCCGGGCCGTTGGGCTCGTGCAGGTCGATGCACCCCACCGTCAGCCCCAGATAGCGGTACACGTGGCCCATCCACTCGCTGTCGCGCTGGGCCAGGTAGCTGTTCACCGTCACCAGGTGCGCGCCGCGGCCGGTGAGCGCGTTCAGGTACAGCGGCAGGGTGGCGACCAGGGTCTTCCCCTCGCCCGTCGCCATCTCGGCCACCTTCCCCTGGTGCAGCACGATCCCGCCGATCAGCTGCACGTCGTAGGGCACCATGTCCCAGGTGAGGGCCTGGCCGGTGACGGCCACCTCGGTGCCCACCAGCCGCGCGCACGCCGCCTTCACGGTGGCGAAGGCCTCGGGAAGGATCTCGTCGAGCGCGGCCTCGGTGGCGCTCTTCAGCTCCTTCTCCACGCGCCCCATGTCCACCGCCAGCTGCTCGCGCTCGGCGGCGCTCTCGGAGCTGCGCTTCTTCTCGCGCAGCTCGTCGACCTCGGCCTGCAGGTCGGCCGTGGCCTCGCGGATGTAGGCGCGGAACTTGTCGGTCTGCGCCTTCAGCTCTTCTTCGCTCACGCCCTGCAGGCGCTCGAAGTGGCGGTTGATCTCGTCCACGATCGGCTGCAGGCGCTTCAGCTCGCGCTGGTGGCGCGTGCCGAACACCGCCCGGATCACGCTCTTCAACATCGGGAAAGAACCCTTCCGCTCTTCGTTTCTAGAGATTGGTCTGGTACAGCCCCAGCCGCGCGATCACCTCTCGCACCGCCTGGGGCACCAGGTACCGCACCGTCTGCCCCGCGCCGATGCGGCGCCGCACCTCGGTGCTCGACACGTCGACCCGCGTGACCGGCACCGCCATGGCGGGATACGCGAGCCCCGCGGGCACTCCCTCGCCGCCGCGCGACACCACCACCAGCCGCGCCAGCCGCACCACCTCGTCGGGCTCGCGCCACTGCGGGAGCTCGCGCAGGTTGTCGGCGCCGGTCAGGAAGAAAAGCTCCGCTCCGGGGTGCCGCGCGTGCAGCTCCCGGAGCGTGGCCACCGTGTAGCTCGGACCGGCACGGCGCAGCTCCAGGTCGCACGCCTCGAAGCGCTCGTCGCCCGCGACCGCCGCGCGCACCATCTCCAGCCGGGCCTCGGGCGGTGCCGCCACGGCACCCAGCTTGAACGGGTGCACCGCGGCGGGGATCCACAGCACGCGGTCCAGCTTCAGCGCCAGCGCGGCGTCCGAGGCGGCCACCAGGTGCCCCAGGTGCGGCGGGTCGAAGGTGCCGCCGAACACGCCCAGCCTTGCCGCGCCGCCCTCTGCCCCCGTGGCCACTTCCGCGCGCTACGGCGTGGGCGCGGCGGGCGAGGCCGCGGTGCGCGCCGCCGAGTCGGCGGGCGCCGGCGCGGGCGCGGCCGACAGCGCGCGCGCCTCGGCGCTCTGCGGGAAGTCGCGCAGCAGCCGCTGGCGGGCCTCGTCGGCCTCCTCGCGGTAGTTGATCCTGCCGTACGTCTCCACCAGCCGGGCCAGCGACGCCGGCGCCCAGGGGGTGTCGGGAAAGCCGTTGGCGGTGTCGTGGAAGTAGATGGCGGCGGCGTCGTACGCACCCCGGCGGTAGTAGAACATCCCGTTCAGGTACGACTTGTACGCCATCTTGTCGCGCATCTCCTTCACCCACGTGCGCACCGTGTCGGCCTGCGCCGTCGCGCCGTAGTACTGCGCGAAGCTCTCGCAGTAGGTGATGGCGGTCTCGGTGTACTGCTGGTCCAGCTGCGCGCGCGGCGACAGGTTGTGGTACGCCTCGCACAGCCGGTAGCGGGCCTCCTGCTGCTCGGCCTGCTGCGGGTAGTCGGTGATGAGGCGCAGCAGCTCCGAGGCGCTGGTCAGGTACTCGCCGGTGTGGATGTGCGAGATCCCGAGCGCCAGCAGGGCCTGCGGCATGCGCGCGTCGCCCGCCGAGTTGGCGTCCACCCACCGCTTGATGAGCTCCGCGGCGCGCGGATAGCGGTGGGCCTGGTACGCGGCCATGCCGCGCACGTACGCCATCTCCGGGGTGAGCGGAAGCTCCTTCTTGAAGACGGCGCAGGCGGGCAGGAAAAGCGCTGCCATGAGCGCGGGGGCGAGCCTGCGCCCGAGTCGGGTTCTGGTCATGGAAGCCGAGTACCCCGCCGGGCGGGGGCTTGTTCATTCCGTGTGGCCCCGGTGCATTCCGGCACTGGGGCGGGGGTCCGCAAGGCGCGCGCCGCGCAGGGGCTGCCGTTTCGGCGGCGCGCCCGGCGCGGCGCATTCGTACTTGTCAGCATGCCGTGCGGTTCCGGCAGCCTCGTTCCATCTTCGTCCAACCATCCAGCGACGAGCGGGCAAAAGCGGAAGTTCGGAGGACTGCCCTTTCGTACTTCCGTACTTCCGCACTTCGTCCGATCAGCTCGCCTCGCGCTGCCTCGCCAGCATCCCCAGGTAGCCGGAGACCTGCGCGTTGTCCGGCTGCTGCTGCTCGCACCGGCGCCACTCGCGCTCGGCGTCGTCCAGGCGGCCGGCGCGGTAGTGCGCCAGCCCCAGGTTGGCGCGGGCGGCCACGAACGACGCGCGGCGGTCCAGGATCGACTCCAGCTCGGCCACGCCTTCGTCGGCGCGGCCCAGCTCGATCAGCGTGCGTGCCAGCTTGTTGCGGATGTCCAGGAACTGCGGGCGCAGCGCCGCGGCCTTGCGGTACTCCTCCAGCGCCTCGTCGCCCGCGCCGGCGGCGGCGTAGGTATCGCCCAGCTCGGCGTGCATGTTGGCCAGCTTGGCCGCCGCCGCGCTGCTGAAGCGCCCGCCCGACTTCTCCTCGTCGGCCTCGGCGGCGCGCTGGAAGCTTTCGCGCGCCTCGTCGGTGCGCCCCAGGTCGTTCAGCGTGATGGCGCGGTTCAGGTGCGCCTCCACGTAGCCGGGGTTCAGCTCGGTGGCGCGCTCGAAGGCCGGCAGCGCCTCTTCGCCGCGCCCCAGCAGCGACAGGCACAGCCCGATCAGGTTCTGCACGTCGGCGAACGCCGGGTGCCGCTCGGCCACGCCCTGCAGGTCCTCGAGCGCGGCCACGTACGCGCCGCGCGCGAAGCTCTCCTTGGCCCGCGCGATCGTCTGCTCGACGGCAGGGTCCAGCGCCATGCAGACCTCTCGGGTCGGTGAACCTGGAAAGGAAAAAGGCGGGGGAAGATATCCATCCCGCCCACCCCCATCAAGCCGCCGCGACGTTCCGTCTCCCGTGTCCGGCGTCCTTCATCTCACATCCGGTCCAATCCCCCGCGTCCTTCAAAGCACGAACGCGCCACCGGCTCGATGAGGAGGCGCGAACGCAGGAGTATCGATGCGATATTGGCCGGGACAATCGGATGCCGGCCACGACGACTGCCGTCGCCGCGGTCAGGTGCCGGCGCGGCCGTAGCGGTCTTCCAGGCGCACCACGTCGTCCAGCTCGGGGGTGCTCACCTCGAGGATCACCGCGTCTTCCAGCGCCTCCACGCGGTGCACGTCGCCGGGGCGCACGGTGATGCACTGCCCCGCCGCCATCTCGAAGTCGGTGCCGTTGAAGTGGTACAGCAGGCGGCCGGAGAGCAGGTACATGGTCTCCATCTTCCGCTCGTGCTTCTGCAGCGACAGCGCGTGTCCGCGCGTGACCTCGATGATCTTTCCCGCGTAGCGCTCCTCGTGCGCGTACCAGATCTCGCGCCCCCACGGCTTGGGGACGATCTTGGGCTCGGTGACGGGAACGGTCATGGACGGGGGCAGGAGACGTCGAGTTCGAAAGGAGCGCGGAAGCGGCTACCCGCGGCGGAAGAGCTTCTGCCAGACCGAGGGCTTGCCGGGAAGCGGCGGCACCGCGACCGGCGGCTCGCCGCGCCAGAGGCGCTCGGGGTTCTCGCGGGTCAGCAGGCGCCCCTGCAGCTCTCCCCCGGCGCGCTCCAGCGCGGCCAGGAAGGCGGTGGTGTGCAGCGTTCCGCGGGCGTGGTAGTCGCTGCAAACATAATCCGCCAGCCCGCCCCTCAACAGCCCCCACGCCCGCTCGGCCGCCTCGGGTCCGTACTTTCCCAGGACCGAGCCGGCGTTCACCTGCAGGAACGCCCCCATCCGCTTCCACTCGCCCGCCGCGGCCAGGTCCGCCGCCAGGTTGGAGTAGCGCTCGGGGTGCGCGATCACCGGCGTCCACCCGCGCAGCTTCAGCTCGAACAGCACGTTCTCGGCGTGGGGCGGAACGCTGAAGAAGGGGAACTCCACCAGCACCAGCGCGCTGCCTCCCAGCCGGATGCGGGGGTCGGAAAGGTCGGGGGTGGGCGTGTCGAGCAGCACCTCCACCCCGCGCTGCAGGCGGAGATCGGGGAACTCGGCCGCCGCCATGGCGCGCACCGCCTCCCACGCGGCGTCCAGCGCCCCCATCGCGCCCGCCATCTCCTCCGGCCGGCCGGCCACCGAGGCCTGGAAGTGCGGGGTGACGATGATCCCCGTGGCCCCCTGCGCCCGGAACTCGGCCATGGCCGCGCGCGTCTCGTCCAGGTCGGCCGCGCCGTCGTCCACCCCGGGAAGGAGATGGTTGTGGAAGTCGATCACGGCGTCTCTCCCCGTGAGCCCCGGAACCACTCCACGAAGCGCGGGATCCCGTCCTCGATCCGCGTCCGCGGGTCGTACCCCAGCATCTCCCGCGCGCGGGAGATGTCGGCGCAGGTGCGCTCCACGTCGCCCGGCTGCGGCGGCTGGCGGTCGATCTTCGGCTCCACCCCCATCGCCTCGCCCAGCAGCTCCACCAGGCGCGAGAGGGTGACGGTGTCGCTCTCGCCCAGGTTGAAGACCTCGAAGCAGCCGGGGTGCGCCGCGGCGAAGTCCACCGCCGCCTCCACCCCCTGCACGATGTCGTCCACGTAGGTGTAGTCGCGCCGCGTGGACCCGTCGCCGAAGAGGGGGATGGGGCGCCCCTCGGCCATCAGCCGCGCGAACTTGTGGATCGCCAGGTCCGGCCGCTGCCGGGGCCCGTACACGGTGAAGAAGCGCAGGCAGACGATGGAGAGGCCGTACAGGTGGTTCCAGGTGCGGCACAGCAGCTCGCCCCCGCGCTTGGTGGCCGCGTAGGGAGAGATGGGGTCGGCCGCCGCGTCGTCCTCGCGGAAGGGTACCGGCGCGCTGTTCCCGTACACGCTGGAGCTGGAGCCGAAGACGAAGTCGCGCACCCCCAGCCGCCGCGCCAGCTCCAGCATGGCCGCCGTGCCGGTGAGGTTCACGTCGGCGTAGACCTCGGGCTGCTCCAGCGAGGGGCGCACCCCGGCGCGCGCGGCCAGGTGCACGATCGCCGCCACCTCGCCCGGCCCGGCGCCCGCCGCGGCGAGTCCCGCGGCGACGGCATCCGGGTCGCGGATGTCGGCCTCCACCAGGCGGAAGCGGTCGCTCGCGGCCAGCTCGGCCACCGCGGCGCGCTTGATGGCCGGGTCGTAGAACGAGTCGAAGCTGTCGACCGCGGCCACGCGCTCGCCGCGGTCCAGCAGCCGCCGGCAGACGTGGCCGCCGATGAAGCCGGCGCCGCCGGTCACCACGATGGTCATGGCTAGAGCGTGCGGGCGGACAGGTCGTGCCGCTCCACCAGCGTGCGAAAGTGGGGGATGGTGCGCTCCAGCCCCTCGCGCAGCGGCACCCTGGGCTCCCACCCCAGCACCTCGCGCGCGAGGGTGATGTCGGGGCGCCGCACCTTGGGGTCGTCCTCGGGAAGGGGATGGCGCTGCACGACCGAGCCGGTCCCCGGGATCATCTCCAGCACCTGGTCGGCCAGCTGCTGCACGGTGAATTCGATGGGGTTGCCGATGTTGGTGGGGTCCACGCGGTCGGAGTGGAAGAGGCGGAAGATCCCCTCCACCAGGTCGTCCACGTAGCAGAACGAGCGCGTCTGCGACCCGTCTCCGTAGACGGAGAGCGGCTCGCCGCGCAGCGCCTGCACGATGAAGTTGCTCACCACGCGCCCGTCGCCGGGACGCATCCGCGGGCCGTAGGTGTTGAAGATGCGCACGATGCGCGTCTCCACCCCGTGGAAGCGGTGGTAGGCCATCGTCATCGCCTCGGCGAAGCGCTTGGCCTCGTCGTACACCCCGCGCGGGCCCACGGGGTTCACGTGGCCCCAGTAGCTCTCGGGCTGCGGGTGCACCAGCGGGTCGCCGTACACCTCGCTGGTCGAGGCGAGCAGGAAGCGCGCGCCCTTGGCCTTGGCCAGCCCCAGCGCCTTGTGCGTCCCCAGCGACCCTACCTTCAGCGTGGGAATCGGCTGCTCCAGGTAGTCGACGGGCGAGGCGGGCGAGGCGAAGTGCAGCACCCCGTCCAGCGGGCCCTCGACGTAGATGAAGTTGGTGACGTCGTGCCGGACGAAGGAGAAGTCGCCGCGCCCGAACAGGTGCGCGATGTTGTCGGGGTGGCCGGTGATGAAGTTGTCCATCCCGACCACCTGGTGCCCCTCGGCCAGGAAGCGGTCGCACAGGTGCGAGCCCAGGAACCCCGCGGCTCCGGTGATGAGGACCTTCATGCGCGCGCCGCCCCTCAGCTCGCGGCGCCGGCCACGGCCGGCCGGGCGGGCACCACCGAGGGCGGCGGGTACGCCGGCGCGCGGCCCACGGACACGTACTCGAACCCCATCTCGCGCATGCGCGCGGGATCCCAGAGGTTGCGCCCGTCGAACACCACCGGCTGGGCCAGCCCGGCGCGGATGCGGTCGAAGTCGGGAACGCGGTACGGCGCCCACTCGGTCAGCACCAGCAGCGCGTCGGCGCCGGGAAGGCAGTCGTAGTTGCGCGGGCACAGCTCCAGCGCGCCGCCGGCCAGCAGGTCGGCGAAGTGCCGCTCGGCCTCGTGCCCTGCCTCGGGGTCGTGCGCGCGCACCGTGGCCCCCGCCTCGCAGAGCCGGCGCACGATGGTGAGCGAGGGCGCCTCGCGCATGTCGTCGGTCTCGGGCTTGAAGGCCAGCCCCCACACCGCGAAGGTGCGCCCCGAGAGGTCGGCGCCGAAGCGCTCCGTCACCCGCTCGACCAGCACGCCCTTCTGCTGCGCGTTCACCTTCTCCACCCCCTCCAGGATGGCCGGGTCGACCCCGCACTCGCAGAGGGTGTGCACCAGCGCCTTCACGTCCTTGGGAAAGCAGCTCCCGCCGTAGCCGATGCCGGCGAAGAGGAAGGCCGGGCCGATGCGCTCGTCGCTGCCGATCCCCCGCCGCACCTCGCCCACGTCGGCGCCCACCGCCTCGCACAGCGCGGCGATGGTGTTCATGAACGAGATGCGCGTGGCCAGCATGGCGTTGGCCGCGTACTTGGTGATCTCGGCCGAGGCGATGTCCATGAACAGCACCGGGTTGCCGGTGCGCACGAAGGGGGCGTACAGCTCGGCCAGCCGGTCGCGGGCGTGCTCCGAGTCCACCCCCACCACCACGCGGTCGGGCTTCATGAAGTCCTGGACCGCGGCGCCCTCCTTCAGGAACTCGGGGTTGGAGCAGACGTGGAAGCGGCGCGCGGTGTGGCGGCGGATGGCGTCGCGCACCTTGTTGGCCGTGCCCACCGGCACCGTGCTCTTGGTGATGACGATCTTCTCGGGGCCGTCGTCCGGCATGCTGCGCCCGATGGTCTCGGCGACGGCGAGAACGTGCTTCAGGTCGGCCGAGCCGTCCTCGCCCGGCGGCGTGCCCACGGCGATGAACACCACCTCGGCCGCGGCCACGGCGGCAGACACGTCGGTGGTGAACGACAGGCGCCCCTCGCGCAGGTTGCGCTCCACCAGCGGCTCCAGGCCGGGCTCGTAGATGGGGATCTCGCCGGCGTTCAGGCGGTCGATCTTGGCCCGGTCGATGTCGGCGCACGCGACCTGGTTTCCCGTCTCGGCCAGGCAGGCGCCCGCCACCAGCCCCACGTACCCCGTTCCCACCACCGCGATTTTCATGTAGCTTCGGTCTCGGTCTGGACGCGTTCCCGGTTCCAGGCACCCGCCCGGCCGGAGCGGGCGCAGAATAGCCGGACGTTCCTTCGGACGCAAGCCGAGAACAGGCGCGTACTTGTAACCCCGCGACGGTCGCTTATATTACCGGTCTCCACGCCGCCGGCCCCCGGGGTCCGCGGCAGTCTCCGTCAGCCGTTCGGGACACATGCGCCGATTTTTCGCGATCCTCGTGGCGGGCGCCGCCGTGCTGTCCGCCATGCCTCTGTCCGCCCAGCAGC includes:
- a CDS encoding tetratricopeptide repeat protein, with the protein product MALDPAVEQTIARAKESFARGAYVAALEDLQGVAERHPAFADVQNLIGLCLSLLGRGEEALPAFERATELNPGYVEAHLNRAITLNDLGRTDEARESFQRAAEADEEKSGGRFSSAAAAKLANMHAELGDTYAAAGAGDEALEEYRKAAALRPQFLDIRNKLARTLIELGRADEGVAELESILDRRASFVAARANLGLAHYRAGRLDDAEREWRRCEQQQPDNAQVSGYLGMLARQREAS
- a CDS encoding outer membrane protein assembly factor BamD, with the translated sequence MTRTRLGRRLAPALMAALFLPACAVFKKELPLTPEMAYVRGMAAYQAHRYPRAAELIKRWVDANSAGDARMPQALLALGISHIHTGEYLTSASELLRLITDYPQQAEQQEARYRLCEAYHNLSPRAQLDQQYTETAITYCESFAQYYGATAQADTVRTWVKEMRDKMAYKSYLNGMFYYRRGAYDAAAIYFHDTANGFPDTPWAPASLARLVETYGRINYREEADEARQRLLRDFPQSAEARALSAAPAPAPADSAARTAASPAAPTP
- the secA gene encoding preprotein translocase subunit SecA translates to MLKSVIRAVFGTRHQRELKRLQPIVDEINRHFERLQGVSEEELKAQTDKFRAYIREATADLQAEVDELREKKRSSESAAEREQLAVDMGRVEKELKSATEAALDEILPEAFATVKAACARLVGTEVAVTGQALTWDMVPYDVQLIGGIVLHQGKVAEMATGEGKTLVATLPLYLNALTGRGAHLVTVNSYLAQRDSEWMGHVYRYLGLTVGCIDLHEPNGPERREAYHADITYGTNNEYGFDYLRDNMVHALEQRVQRAHAYAIVDEVDSVLIDEARTPLIISGPVGNETNEAYARYNPSVADLFRRQTRIVNELIAQAEKDIAAGDPYSAGERLFLARRGTPRNKRLLKLLSDDPGLVKTIGKVERDYMQEKKVHELEEQLLFSMDEKGHNVHLTDQGLDVLAPGEHDAFIVPDISEEVHRVEIDPELGVDEKRDAIAALEREYAEKSEKIHVIHQLLKAYTLFNKDEQYVIQNGEVMIVDEFTGRMMQGRRWSDGLHQAVEAKEAVSVKAETQTMATITIQNYFRMYDKLGGMTGTAETEEGEFHQIYGLDVMVIPTNRPVQRDDRHDLVYKTKREKLNAIITEAQRLHAMELPVLVGTVSVDVSETLSRMLKRAGVPHEVLNAKQHQREAEIVARAGQPGAVTIATNMAGRGTDIKLGPGVTDPRTVAWLKERGVDLKLVGTLPDPEQSEDLSAKPDDYLVESGGLHIIGSERHESRRIDRQLRGRAGRQGDPGASEFFLSLEDDLMRLFGSDRIAGIMDRLGAQEGEVITHPWITNSISGAQQRVEMQNFEARKRLLDYDDVMNQQREVIYDLRTFALEGGGELQGEVWEMIERSLPPIVDEYTEGAHPEEWDLAGLRQRLTLDFFLTADRFPGPDGEGGDDFESRQEVADYVQELAHEAYHRKLDQFGEAGDAVLRFIVLSTIDEKWKDHLYDLDHLKASIGFRGWGQKDPLVEYKAEAYDMFESLMRDLYLSVARFAFRAQIAPPEQAPPPPPLFYGGPGQPGEPVEASYGGEETPAPEAPPAPRPRSSLGINPYAAVPPSARQLRTNREEAGAAKPAAQAAVGRNDPCPCGSGKKYKNCHGRG
- a CDS encoding RelA/SpoT family protein, producing MATSAPAVLEGDALEHARAILPPHLFASIESYAVRLDLELVTRAYEFSSVAHAGQKRRSGEDYVTHCVEVAAILGDLHLDSVTIASALIHDVVEDTPATIDDVREAFGDEVATVVDGLTKLAKVQFRTSTEQQVENFRKLLLSMAQDARVILVKLADRLHNMRTLDYLSEEKRRRIALETREIYAPLAHRLGVATIKWELEDLCFKFLEPDAYRDLAKKISEKRREREELVERMREPLQSELLEAGIDAEVTGRPKHLWSIYRKMVRRQKSYEEIYDLMAMRVIVETVTDCYHALGVIHNRWTPLTERFHDYIATPKSNMYRSLHTTIFGPGGRLYEIQIRTREMHRTAEYGIAAHWKYKEGRATDDVDETLTWFRQVLEWQQETKEPEEFMEFLR
- the radC gene encoding RadC family protein, with protein sequence MHFTIKQWPADDRPRERVRALGVRALSTRELLALLVETGQPPRDGRPGRTALELATDLLAAFHGEDGGDSLRRLMSTPLCVLAGRVAGIGEAKAGRILAALELGRRAAEEARPGRVRVQDARDVYERFRFRMRDMDQEEFHILVLNVQNEILREVFISRGTLDASLVHAREVFRHALHDGAASIVLVHNHPSGEPAPSPDDRLITWELVQAGDLLGVPVSDHVIIGEGRYFSFGERGQLRQGAEAPRALAAA
- the nadD gene encoding nicotinate-nucleotide adenylyltransferase; protein product: MATGAEGGAARLGVFGGTFDPPHLGHLVAASDAALALKLDRVLWIPAAVHPFKLGAVAAPPEARLEMVRAAVAGDERFEACDLELRRAGPSYTVATLRELHARHPGAELFFLTGADNLRELPQWREPDEVVRLARLVVVSRGGEGVPAGLAYPAMAVPVTRVDVSSTEVRRRIGAGQTVRYLVPQAVREVIARLGLYQTNL
- a CDS encoding cupin domain-containing protein, with amino-acid sequence MTVPVTEPKIVPKPWGREIWYAHEERYAGKIIEVTRGHALSLQKHERKMETMYLLSGRLLYHFNGTDFEMAAGQCITVRPGDVHRVEALEDAVILEVSTPELDDVVRLEDRYGRAGT